The Xiphophorus maculatus strain JP 163 A chromosome 5, X_maculatus-5.0-male, whole genome shotgun sequence nucleotide sequence GACTGATGGGGGAGTATTCGGGGTATcatcataaaacaaatttacagtCTATCTTCATGCTCTTGTACTTAGTAGAcacatacagttgaaaccagaagtgtACATAGAGTGACACTACTTTAGTAGCTCTACATCGCAGTTATCTAGAGGAacaacttttaaatcaaaaacttgcttttttaaattgtactCAAAACAAAGCTTGTCATTTATCAAAATAAGAATAGTTTTGGTGATTCTAACTGACCTTAAACAGgagaagtttagtctgatttagtGTCAGAGagtaaggagaaaaaaagtgtatcTTTTTATGTGGTGTATTCAATCGTCTGGTTGCAACTGTACacatataaaagaataaagtattACAGAGCAGTGAACCAGTTGTTTATTGCTATCATTTCTATGCGCTACCAAAATCATCTGTTAGACAACTGGTTCAACAATCCTCATGCAAAGACAGCCATGCTTTTATGCTACATTCACTTGatacatttttgtagttttgatgTTCTCAGCCTAGAAAGAGGCTATGTGACTGAAATTACATTGATATGTTCTGTTTCTTTAGCTGTAATGTTCAATAGAAAATGCCCCAGAGTCACTGGACTTGAAGTGCGTTTGTCTGAGCGACAGCTGGGAGCGATACAGTCCGTTGCTCTGGAAGTCCAACGGACTGTCCGAAACCTAGAGTAAAAGACAGAGGGAAAAACTCAACCTaactcaaatttatttctacagcacatttaaaaacaacggATGTTAATCAGGTCAACaaggagaaaacttttttttcccaaatacaTTCAGTCTACATTCATTCATGAtgttaagcttttattttttaaaaatccctttttttttttttttacatatttgagaCTGTCACAATGCTGTGTTACTTTagtatgagaaaaaaaatcgaTCTCCTGATTGATTGGTTGTGTCTAGTAGCAACTAGAAATTgacagagccaggaggcggggcttagctcTGCCAATCGCCTTccactctttctctctgctatgCCGCActtagcatagcctgttgtgaatgctaaagctagttagcatgaccactGATAACGGTGGATTAACGgttttaagttgtttctctgccattagcctAAGGTAAAGgtaaaaggtaaaggtaattttactTATATCGCACATTTTTAGCAGCAAGGCCATACAAAGTGcttagaccctcctcctggctctgattggctgattctgGTTCATGGTAGCTCAAATGGGAGGTGAAgaagatcgatcttttcacagattatccagCTCATAACTCTTACAtggtaacagttttaacaaatatgtaataaggttaaaataaaaaggatgtCCTTAAAGCTACTTCCGGCAACTTTAAGGAGTTTTACTTTACCTCTTCGAACTTCTTAGCCTTGTACTGCTCTGCACCTTTCAGGAAGTTTAGCAGTATTATATCACAAAGCACTGTGCCCTAGAAAACAAcgatacaaaaaataataataagaagaatatCAATATCTATAATAGAAGAAGAAACTGTAAGAAATAAGGATGCACTGATCcaattttttcacttttgacaCTGATATCGACATCTGAGGCTTAGTGTCGGCCGATCTGACAGAAAAAGAGcactgaattgacttaaaatgttttcctttttaaacaaaGGCATTAATGTACTGAATTAAAGATCTATTTGATAACTCCCAATCAGtacaacacatttaaatacaccaatagcttcacaagcttggtcaagcatgtaaaaacaactttaatttgttcagccAGTGAAATAGGAGTAAAACAgccagtaaaaataaataaaaataaattattaagaaactgaaactgactaaaaacatagtaaaatgtacaaaacaaattttctttcaaatggttcagaaagcgcaaataggaattctaaatataatgtaaaataacaaTGAAGTGTAGAATTAGATAAACTAGATCTGCCTTTGTAATACTGGATTGATGCATTTCTAGTAAGACCCTAATTAAACAAGATTTTTGAGGctacaaaaaaagtaaatttttaaattcTGGTAAACCTAGAAAATGATGTAAGATATAAAAATTCTTGTATAATATTAGTGTAAATTATAAGAGTTTAGCTCACCACTCCCACGGATGTGAACGCTGCCACCATGTTTATGATTGTTGGGATCATGTTAAACTTTCCCGcctaaaaacaaagatttttgaCAACATTCACAGTTTCCCACTCACTTgttttaaacagacataaactATACAAACAGGAGAATTTAAATCTCTAATGTAACTGAAATGTTCGTGagttaatttgaaataaattgtttttaaatattaaaatatatactcACGTTGCCATTGACAATAACATCAAATCGAATGGCAAAAGCTTTGACCAGAGTGCGGTAGTCTGTCCCATTTTCCATCTTATAGTATTTTGCAAACCTgtacaaacaaatacaaacatacaaatatttcaatatatttacCTCTTATATTTAACCTAGATAATaacaaataacattaaaataatatgtgtctaaagttgaatattttagttttgctttgaaaaaaaaatctacaaacagGCAAACTTTTTTCGCGAGTAATTTGGAGTTACGGgccacaaaaaaatgaaattttaatttaatactCATAGTAACTTTTTGcattaaatggaaaatgattAGGTCTAATTTAACTTACATTATAGGATGAGTATTATGTGTTATCTACACTGTACCAAGTAAATTCTGggttcagaaataaaaaattttgcaCAAAAGTATGATGCTAGCCTAGTGTTCTAAAATATACAACTAAGTTTTCTGGTTGGTAATTATGAAAGAAACTTAAGTCACCTGAAATTGTACCCAGGAGAAACGTTGCTCTGCTGCGACATGGCATCGAGTCGGGTGAACGAATACGACGGTTTACATTCATCGTCTGATTTATCCAGATCACACATCCAGCTGATCATTATTCCAATCACTCCACCCTAACAGAGGAGGAATATAAggataaacagaaaacaatcaaagtgctttaaaaatcaTCCAGATATTTTTTGGCAAAAGGTTAATGTTTTTTAgtatctggaaaatgagccatttcaaaaaccttccaggTTGTTAGGTCGGAATCAGTGggcactgtgccgttacctagcaacggtACAGCCGAGCCCAGCCCATCGCCTAGCAACCATGACtttttgtgagtttttaaaCATATGGTTGAGTTTACATATACTGTTAATGGATTTTAGGAATGTGACTTCTTTTTATCCTTAAAGGGGACAAAtgcatttgcacattttgtatttgggtttctactgcttcctAAAACATCtcaagaactttaaaaaaaacctacccagctgtttttttggcaatgagttaaagttttttggtgtttggaaaattagccatttcaaaaacctctggaatTAACGCCACAATCAATGGGCGCTGcattgttacctagcaaccccagcaaagcccatGCTGTCACCTAGCAACTCAAGCAGAGCTCCATCATGTTTAGTGAGGTGCTCTTACttctgtatgcgctgtacaatggctgatggaaaacacaagttttttatttttcactcagAAACCACTTGTTACATTCTTGTTGTGTGTGCAGAAGGCtatacttctgcttttcaaagatgtgtggttgtataattgtgcatctgtttgcagtcattttaaagttgaattggggggagggggggatggccagcagcagcttacttggatttaaagtgacaagacgccctaaaacagctcaatttGAAagaactaaaatctcattatctaagaatgattttgagcaaaaaatacAAGGAACATGTTTTGTATGACCCATAAACCTaacctaacctgttcaaggaagcttAGTAGGTCATATTTTAATATCACAAGATGTGCGGTAAATATCACAAGTTTAATTGAAcccctttaaaaatgcaattgctgtttttacCGTGTTTGCCAGCTGAGTGAAGTTCTGCTCTGCGTCTTTAAGAATGTCCCCCACTTTGAAGATAGGGCAGTagatgtcattttctttgttaaagtTGCACTTTTTGATGTAATCTTTAGTTATTGATGGAAGGAAGTTCCCTCTGCAGAAAGACAGAATTTATGTTAAATCGTCACCACTACATTTGACTGATGTTATCTATATTCTGGGTGAAATAAATCCAAAAGGAAAAACTTGAGCTAGCCTGGGACTAGTACTGGTCAGTTATATTCAGTCACAACTAACATTAATTCATAAGTATTAGTGGTCTGCTTTCTCCAGTTATAATTTGATCACCTAGAATGTGAGTTAATATCAGATACAGACAGAAAGTAGTATAAAAAGTGTTGTACTTGGTGTAGTTAAAAGTTGGGAAACGAATGCTGTTCTTTATGAAGATTGTGAAGTTCTCCACATCGTTCATGGGTTCtctgggaaaacaaacacattataACTTTTCTAAAGCCTCAGAAAttgagtttcagaaaaaaaaaatattaacaaacagAATGTCACAACATCAAAATGTCTGATGCAAAGCTTGCAAATAAATGAAGTGTATAAATGATAttgaaatatgtaaaacaaaacatttcttctaaTTTTGCACTTATGATAGAACTCTTAATACATTATAACTTCACTATTTGGTTCTTTACAAAAGTTTGCCGTCAGTTCCAGGAGTTAAATTGAACAGGCTTGTTTTgaaaaagtatatatttattttgatcaccttaaaatctgaaatgcatCTAAGTTGTTAAAACTGCACGTAATTTTTTCAGCCCAGCTAGAATCTAAAACTTTGATTCTGcttgagcaaaacaaaaaatgtttgatcaaaTTCGATGTGCCAGGGAAGTGTTGACaacagctgcgtttccattacaaatgtgtgcaacttttctgttaatgttgaaaaaacacaatttcgcaattattgtgtttccattaaataagaaataaaattaaaatcacacatgaataagtcattaaaaatcatggcagtgaCAGAGGTGAACAGTTAcgatgagatatattcataatttagCGCTAACATcatctgtcagccaatcagaggagatgtTGGCGTCTTAGTTTTAGAAGCGACAAACCCTTTGTATTTTGGAGCGGCTACGTATGCGGCGTTTTGAGGAAACGATAGTCTgcaattttacagaagagcgATGAATTCAATATGTTGGAATGACACgtaactttttatgaactgcgatgctgtgagagctctcataaagacagaaaaaacaaaaaccacttcctctcattttcttctttgtcgttttctCCAGTAGCAACATCAGGTGATCAtttgactcgtgtgatgcaaaaataagtctttctgttgcagttttgtgaaaagcATCTGCTACTATATGACTGAAAAACCATCACAGCGCAGAAGCTTTTCATCAAagaatgtgactttttttcaaaCTTGCCGTGTTTCCActcagcaaatttattttcataatttcaatttgcgcgAATTTATGGTTAATTCAAACACATTTAgggttgcagtaatcaatgtaaCTAAAGATAAATCCATTTATGCGTTTCTTTAGATTTCACTGGGACTATAGTATTTAAATCAcataaatgttcttcaggtgatagaagagGTCAGTATCTTTGAAGTTTttggtcagagttcatcactacacTCAGATTTCAGGCCTGACCTTGAATTTCCAGCTGTAATAGTTTAAGCTTTGTGTTGACTCTAAATTGTTCCTCTAGATAATAACTTCTTTTGGTTGTGAGTCACTCacattgtaatgtagagctgcgtatcatctgcatagttgATGATATCTGGATGTTTAGCTGCTCAACAACAAAGTGGTTCCTCAACTTGCTTACACACATTAATAAATCACtgtgtatatgtaaatatatgacATGCAAAGTATCGTCTCACGTCTTGATGGTGTCGATCTCGGCAGGACACCACCCTTTAATCTCACACATTGAGACGTTGCTCTTGAAAGGGACGCAGTTCCCTGTGAAGATTCCTAAGCAGGAGTACAAAGAAATGTTCAAGGAACTCCAAAACAAATGCTATcgtaattatattttaaatttcatatcataaatttgttttcaattgaACATGTTACCATATCCTCCTGCTCTGTGACGATATTTTGTGCAGTCACTGTCTTTGGTACAGTTGAATTTCTCAGTCTGAATTACAtggaaagatttaaaaaacacaattatttttgtgtttttatgatgtaaagttttgttgcttaaatgtattaatcaaataaagttgattgattgattaaataatGTTAGAATAAGTATTTTACACTATTAATAGATAAGATTAAATGATTATGTTCCGAAAGAACTGCTAACCCAGTACAATTTTAACAGAACCACTGTATTGGTACCAACACTAGATTTAGCACAGATTTACTCTATTTAATCATCAGCTGgcaacttctgaaggcaattgtTGCACTCAGATAAAAGGCAggctgaatacttttgcacaccacacttttcagttttttacctgcaaaaatgttttgaatcatgtaaaattttctttctacttcacaattttatactctcccagttctcccagtgctaactagaaacagccaatcagagacaggaggcgggtcttagcgctgtcaatcatcctgcAGCTAGCAGACGCTTTCACtaatgctcagtctagttagcacGGCCACCAATGACGGCGGATaaactgtaagttgtttctctgccaatAGGACATTGAGCAGCACATttatgaggatgattgacagcgctagtTATTTTTGGTCCGGAGTGAGGCATTTCTTGAGATAGTAACTcagggaggaagtgaaggagatAGATCTTTTCAAAGATCTCTCTCAACATGGTgataatttcaacaaatatgtaaaacacatatttttaaaaaatattacaaacttCAACTTTAAGTATTTTCTTCTTGGCCTTGGAACTGATGATTTGCCAGATGTTTATAAGCTGTTCCCCTCTTTCCAAATGCCTAAATATGTTgtcttgttttaataaatcttaTGTATAGCTTGAGTTTTGCTCAGATTATGAATTTCCATATTTGGACATTAGATCTTGTCATTAACATAAAAGTTAATTCAGAAGTGAATTCACAGCCAGCTGACCTCAGGACAGTATCCTTGCACTTGGTTCTCTGTTGTAATCATTTTGGTGATGATGCAAAAGACCGAACCTCCCTGTAGAAAAAGCACATGGATTTTGCAGCTCAGCCTTTTAATGAATCTTTCTACTTATTACTTAAATGTACTGATAAATACCTGCGTAGGAGTGACGTAGTCCGCGACATCCATGACTCTGTTGTTGTAGTTTCCGAAGCCTTTGACCTTTGTCATGACTGACGACTCTATAGCTGTGTCTCTTACCTGGTAGGCCTTTTCCCAGAGAAACACCcaactgaaaatacaaacagggaaaatgtgacaaagatcTTAACAtcagaattaatttaaataaatatcaggcTAAGTGGCTTTTGGAGCCCATTAGCAGGTTAGAAACTGACCCTTAAAATCATCAGAGTTCGGTAGtaacaattatattttttggatttttggatttttggattttctacccacagAATGACAGAATGAgtatttttgtccttaaaataccaaaatttccacctAGCTTTATATTTGGGTTGgtctgatgtcatttttaaatattaatccatccatccatccatccattttctgtacacccttgtccctactggggtcaggaggggttttaaatattaaatgattgagtATTTGATCAATTACTCAGTagactttttaacaaatactttttactcttactggAGTAATTTCTTAGattgctactttttacttttacttgagtataatttttgggtAGTCTACTCTTAAAATCACTCTGTTAGATGCAGGGACTCTCCTAGTCTTTTTGGTGCCCTGGGCAAACAACATTCAGCACCCCCTCCTACCTGCGTTTTTAGTGCAAGcacactgaaaatgtgttttttatgtcttcCGATGCAGAGCGTGTTTATGTTTATGgggtgtttaactgaagcatAAAGGCGGCGTGGCTCTTTGACAGTGTTAAAAGTtaaaggaaatatatatatcattatGACATCTGTAAATATCGGTATTAATATTGGCTATTGGTCCAAATTTTTGTATCTCTATTTCATAGGCTGGAAGATCGTTGCTAAGCAGCATTACATCAGAGTAATCACTCCATTACTCTGCACtggtgcaaaaaaaagaaaagaaaagaaatctgttatttttttcccttttattaaaaaaacctaATCATTTTGTTGGCACCAAGAATGTGACaatgagattatttttatgAGGACAATAATAGAAAAAAGAGGAGTTGAAAAACCCATTCTGTGGGTAAGGATGGAATTACGGTACTTGCTTGGAATCAGATCCAGCTAATGGGTAAATGAGGCTCTTCCTGTAAGACTAATCAGCCACGGCAGACTGATAATAGCTGTGTGGATAACTATTGGACCAATGATGACTTAAACTGATTACGTTTAGTCTCTAAGGTCAACGTTTAATCagtggatgagtttctctaaatCTTGTTGGGACATTTGTCCTTCAATCCCAGAAATATTTGTCAGGTGATAAAAGACCgtctttgtaattgtctttatgcATT carries:
- the p2rx3 gene encoding P2X purinoceptor 3 — encoded protein: MWSCMKNFFTYETTKSVVVKSWTIGIINRIVQLIIISYFIGWVFLWEKAYQVRDTAIESSVMTKVKGFGNYNNRVMDVADYVTPTQGGSVFCIITKMITTENQVQGYCPETEKFNCTKDSDCTKYRHRAGGYGIFTGNCVPFKSNVSMCEIKGWCPAEIDTIKTEPMNDVENFTIFIKNSIRFPTFNYTKGNFLPSITKDYIKKCNFNKENDIYCPIFKVGDILKDAEQNFTQLANTGGVIGIMISWMCDLDKSDDECKPSYSFTRLDAMSQQSNVSPGYNFRFAKYYKMENGTDYRTLVKAFAIRFDVIVNGNAGKFNMIPTIINMVAAFTSVGVGTVLCDIILLNFLKGAEQYKAKKFEEVSDSPLDFQSNGLYRSQLSLRQTHFKSSDSGAFSIEHYS